The genome window TTGGGATCAGAACACTGATCGTGACCAACGCCTCCGGGGCGATAAACCCGGAACTTAAAGCTGGAGATCTCGTTCTCATCACCGATCACATCAACATGCTCGGAGAGAACCCACTGCGCGGTCCGAACCTCGATCAATTGGGCCCCCGGTTCCCTGACATGTCGGCCGCCTACTCCAACCGGCTGCGCGAGATCGCCATTTCCGCGGCGCGGGCGGAGGGGATCGAGCTGAAGCAGGGGGTCTACATTGCGACCCTCGGACCCTCCTACGAGACCCCGGCCGAGATCCGCGCGTTCCGGACACTCGGGGCCGACCTCGTCGGGATGTCGACCGTCCCCGAGGTGATCGCCGCGAACCATGCGAGAATGGAGGTCCTCGGAATCTCGTGCGCCACCAACCTCGCCGCCGGGGTGAACCCGGACGCCACTCTCTCCCACGAGGAAGTGATCGAGACCACGCGTCGAAAAGGGGAGGAGATGCGTCGGCTTATCTACGCGATTGTCTC of Candidatus Bipolaricaulota bacterium contains these proteins:
- a CDS encoding purine-nucleoside phosphorylase; its protein translation is MKERLSPIPGVAVILGSGMSEAFGVPDGGVRIPWQEIPGFPLPTVAGHAGEFWAGKIEGKEVLIQRGRIHFYEGYPMEDVVFSTRLFGLLGIRTLIVTNASGAINPELKAGDLVLITDHINMLGENPLRGPNLDQLGPRFPDMSAAYSNRLREIAISAARAEGIELKQGVYIATLGPSYETPAEIRAFRTLGADLVGMSTVPEVIAANHARMEVLGISCATNLAAGVNPDATLSHEEVIETTRRKGEEMRRLIYAIVSRL